A portion of the Lysinibacillus timonensis genome contains these proteins:
- a CDS encoding ABC transporter substrate-binding protein, translating into MLLALAACGGKDELKTVKVGEVTRSIFYAPLYVAIEKGYFEEEGLNIELSTIPGGDKTMTALLSDGIDVALVGAETSIYVSAQGANDPIKNFAQLTQTDGTFLVSREPIENFTWDMLRDSVFLGQRKGGMPQMVGEYVLKQHGINPQEDLELIQNIDFANISTAFASGTGDFVQLFEPTASVFEAEGVGYIVASFGTESGHVPYTVFMAKDSYMEASPETIEAFTRAIKKAQDFVYSNSAEEVAKAISPYFEDTENELIATVVDRYRAQESFAKDPILDEEEWNNLQNIMDEAGELPERIPYENLVDTEFAEKVTN; encoded by the coding sequence ATGCTTCTCGCACTCGCCGCTTGTGGCGGGAAAGATGAGCTTAAAACAGTGAAAGTCGGGGAAGTAACGCGTTCTATTTTTTATGCACCATTATATGTAGCAATTGAGAAAGGATATTTTGAAGAAGAAGGGCTAAACATTGAATTGTCCACGATTCCAGGTGGAGATAAAACGATGACGGCGCTTTTATCAGATGGTATTGATGTAGCGCTTGTTGGTGCAGAAACATCTATTTATGTATCAGCTCAAGGTGCGAATGACCCAATTAAAAACTTTGCTCAACTAACACAAACAGATGGAACTTTTTTAGTTTCTCGTGAGCCAATAGAAAACTTCACATGGGATATGTTAAGAGATTCAGTATTCCTCGGTCAACGTAAGGGCGGTATGCCTCAAATGGTTGGCGAATATGTATTAAAACAACATGGAATCAACCCTCAAGAAGATTTAGAATTAATTCAAAATATTGATTTCGCAAATATTTCTACAGCATTCGCTTCTGGAACGGGTGACTTTGTTCAGCTGTTTGAACCTACTGCTAGTGTATTTGAAGCTGAAGGTGTCGGCTACATCGTGGCATCCTTTGGTACTGAATCAGGCCATGTTCCATATACAGTCTTCATGGCTAAAGATAGCTATATGGAAGCAAGTCCTGAAACGATTGAGGCCTTCACAAGAGCAATTAAGAAGGCACAGGATTTCGTATATTCAAATTCAGCTGAAGAAGTAGCAAAGGCAATTTCTCCTTACTTTGAGGACACCGAGAATGAATTAATTGCAACTGTTGTTGATCGTTATCGTGCGCAAGAATCTTTTGCAAAGGATCCAATTTTAGATGAGGAAGAATGGAACAACTTGCAAAACATTATGGATGAAGCTGGAGAATTACCTGAGAGAATTCCGTATGAAAATTTAGTTGATACTGAATTTGCTGAAAAGGTTACGAACTAA